A stretch of DNA from Nitrosopumilus zosterae:
AGATTTATCGAGCTTTAAGATAAGTTCGATTTCAGAAAAACATGAATCGTCGAAAACTCAAAGATTGTTTCAAAAAGGAGAATGTTAAATGGCATTAATTATTTATAGAAATTTTATAGAAGATAGAAATTTAAAATACAAAAAATCACACATCCGCTCAAAAAATTACATGATCAGAAAATTTTGAAACATGAAATAGTATAACAATAGATTATTTCGTAACAATAAGATCTTTAAACATATAAAAATATCAAACAAGAAAAATAGTATTTGTAATTAGAACATAGATTTAAAATTCATTACATTTCACATATGCTGTGGATTTTATTCAAAATGAAGAACCAAGAATAGAAAAACCAATTATTATTGCAGCAATGCAAGATATGGGAAATGTAGGAAGCATCGTAGTAAATTTCATTAACGATTCATTGAGAACAAAAACATTCAGAACTGCAAAGACGACATATCCAACGTATGTAATTGATAACGGAGGATACATTGATCTTCCAGATGAAAGTTGGGAGTACAGATACACAAAAGATCTGATTGTTTTTGGAGGAGGAAAGGGACAGCCACAAAGCAGCAGTGAACTAAATGCTTTATGTCAAGATGTGATAGATGTTGCAAAAAAGTATTCTGCAAAATTCATTTACACACTTGGAGGATTTCATACTAATGTAGTGCTAGATAACAATCCAAAAACATTCATCACTACCACATCCAAGGAATTAACAAAACAGATGGAAACACTTGCAGTTAATACAACTCCCCAAAAATCAATCATCACAGGATTTAATGGATTAATTCTCGGATTTGCCAAAAAGAATCAAATTCAAGGAATTGGCATGTATGGGGAAATAAATGAGCCTGAAATTCCACAGTACAGGGCAGCAATCAGCATCATCAAAACCATTGAAAAATTAACGTATAGAAAATTGGGAGATACTAGTCAGTTAGAAGCAATAGCTCAAGAAATGGATAGAAAATTTAAAAACTGAGATCAGTGTGAACTGCCTACAGGATGAGGTTCCGTATTTTCGTCATGACAATCACAACTACACAAATGAGTTTTATGATTATTCATGCAATCAATGCATTCAAAATGCTTCCGGGTTTCACATGCAGCACAAATCATACTACAAATCATTAATAATAGATGAATTTGAGTTTTTTCTATTGTTTAAAAGCTAATATTCTATTTCACTTCGCCTAAGAAGATTTTCAGTCAATTCAACATATCCTTGTGGATCAACTTCCTTTGCAAAACCTTTGTCAATATTTATCAGATAAATTGAATGAAGACGAGCATTTAAGACATCATCATATTTGATAGGAGGATTTTTGTAATATCGATCACAGAGATCTTGAATTTTTCTTACGTCGTTTTCATTTCTTGCATTTGGCGGCAATAGGAAAACTTTTGAAATCGGCAAGTTGCCTACTGCAGGAGTAGCCAATGAAAATTTTGAGCAGTACTGACTGTATCGGGCAATCTTACTCATTATTCGAGCTGCAAAATAATCTATAGTATCCATTGCATGTTCTGGAGGGGTGAATCCCGTTTCAATTTCAATTATTGTGTCACCATCCCCCTTTTTTGCATAAATGTCACATACCAAAATATCTGAAATGTCTTTTTCAACTTTAACTGTATATCCTCGAGAAATCAGATTACTAGCACAAATTAATTCCAAAATTGAATGATTGATTTTTACCAAGTTTTTTTGATACATTTCTATTAATTGTTGACAGACGTTGTTTAGTTTGAATACATCTTTTTCCTTGAGTCCGCAAGATAATTTCTCAGTCATTTGATTAACATCATTTCGAAATTTTACCAAATCCATGTTCAAGATATGATAAATTTTGGGGTTTAAGAAGTAGCGGGGAACAATATTTTTAACAAAATTTCATGCTGTTTTGAGATAAAATTGCTCAAATAAAATTAAAAAATGGCTAATTTTTATTCATACTTTGGCTTAACAAGGAAAATCCTAAGAAAGCCATGTGTACGAAAATAGACTTCTAGGAATAGGATTAATTTCATTTTTGATGCTGTTTTCAATCATTTCAACATCATATGCAGAATTATGGGAATTAGTCATAGAGGTCAATGTTGAAAAAGGAGCAATTTATTCTGGAGATTCAGTAATTGTTACAGGTAAAGTAGTCGACCAGGCATACAAGCCAATTAGAGGGGCAGAGGTTTTCATCAAAGCGGGATCCTACACTACAAAAGCATTTACTGATCCTGAGGGGGTTTTTAAAGGAGAAATTAAAGATTTTGAAAGAATTCCAGGAACATACATTGTTAATGTTATTGGTTCATGGTATGGAATGACAGGATTATCAAGTACGGAATTTCAAGTGAAAGGTGACATATCACCAGTTTCTGAATTACAGGAAAAACTATCTACTGATGAGGCAATAAAATATCTGAGTTCAGATGAAAGCAATTTTGAAAAAAATCCCATAGGTCAGACTTTATTCAAATATTATCACAAACTACTAGAGGAATTAATCTTGGAACAAAAAATAGCCCAAAAACCTTCTGAAGATAAAATATTCATGGAACATCAGAGATTAATTGCAGAGAATCTGAGAAACCAAGCAATCGATGAATTTAAACCGGGAGCAGGCACATATGATGGTATTCAGTATAATGATTACATCAACAATCTCAATCCCAAGATCAAAGAACTTGTAATTAACCAACTCAACTTTACAAAGAATAATTTTGCAGAAGCCCAAAAAATCAGAGACGACATTCTTGCAAATGGAGGAACGTATGAAGATGCAAGGCAAGCATATCTAGACAGGATATCAATTCCAAAAGAAACACTTGAAGAATTCAATAAAGAAAAGATAGATCAAGAGTTAGAAGAAAGCTTAGAAAATAATACCACAGATGAAAATTCAGAAAATCAATGAACGATTGATAAATCATACGCGTGCCTTATATTCAAAATTTCATAGGAATATTTGATGAAAATAGATATTCCATTACCTTGCCCATCATGTGGCGGAAAAATGTATTCTGTAAGTTATGAATCATCATTTACCCTACTCAAAAAAAGAAGTTGGCAAGTATGCAAAGAATGTAATTTTGAAAGGAATTCGGAAGATTTTAAAAAATCCATTTGCTGTGCATGACAGCATTTCTTTTTTATAAACAGTTTTTAATCAAAAATAAATAGAAAAAAGGAATTGAAAATATTACACAAGTCTTCTTGTATTACGTGTAAAAGAGCAATTTCAGAGATCGAAAGAATGAAAATAGACATTGAGAAAAGAGATTTTTTTAAAGAACCACTATCAGAAGGAGAACTGAAAAAAATCATCAAAATGACGGGTAAAAAACCATCAGAACTTCTTAGAAAAAAAGACAAAATGTTCAAAGAATTGGATTTAGAGAATGGTAAAAAAACAGATTCTCAAATAATTAAATTAATGGCAAAGTATCCAGGATTGATATTACGGCCAATAGTCATTGCAGGAAACAAGGCATTTGTCGGGAAGATTGATTCAAAAAATTTCAAATAACCTAAGAGTCTTGCTTGAAAATTCGTATAGCCTCCAAATGTGAACAATTTGCCTTCAAGCCCTTCCCATGATGGAATTTATAGAAATTTTTGAATCCAGGACATTCACAAGTATCAGATGTAACAAAATATGATTTTTCAGGATCAGATGAAGATTTTATCTGAAACAAATCATCTTCTATTTGGACTACGCCGCCACTCTCGACCAATTTTTTTGCTTTTTTGATAGTGTTTGCACTCATAATATTTCAAAATATCTCATCATTTTTTATTCTTTAATTTTTTCATCACATTTCCCCACTCCACATTATCCTGAGACATTGCATTTTCATACAGAAGTTCAAAGATCCATGCAAATATCTCACTCCAAATTGCCTTAAGGGATTCATCATCAGTCCAAATAACGCTTGTTTTTACTGCACTCATTGCAAGAATATTATTTCTGTTTTTTACTGGATTCTTTTCCCATTTTTTCAATACCCTGTCACAAAATTCTAGAATCTCGTGTTTTGTTAAAACTAATTTATCAGGATCAAAAGATTTCTTTTTTACCATGAATTGAATAGTGATAACTAATTATAATATTTTAAAAATCAAATCATTCATACCTTCATAAAATGTTTATAACTGAGGTTGGCTTAACGGTGTTAGACGAGAGTTGCCTTTCTGCCTTGAAGGACACCTAGAATTCGTTTCGCTCTCGTCAGTTTTATTACAATATGATTTTTTGAACTCGGCCAATTTTTCCATCATTTAATTCAACTTTAATTCCATGGGGATGAGTAATACTTGAAGTAAGAATTTTCTTTACAGTTCCATCAGTCAGATTTCCTGTTTTTTGATCTTGTTTTAGAATAATCTGAACTATCATTCCAATAGATATTTCATCTCTGGACGGAATTGAAGCCAATAATAGATTCACAGGTATGAAGATTCTAAATCTTTTGATATAAAATAAAGGAGTTTTGAAAGTTACTCAAAACGATTTTTTAATTTTGTTTGTGATTTTGGAAACATTCTCTGCAATAAACAGGTCTGTCGTCTTTTGGTCTAAATGGTACCTGACAATCATTTCCACAGTCACCGCATTTTGCGTCAAACATTTCTCGTGGTCTATCATCTCTTCTACCAAATCTAGAGCCTCTGTCTCCACCATAGCCACCAGATCTTCCACCAAATCTTCCGCCAGGTCTTGGTGCGGGTTTGTGATTTTGGAAGCATTCTCTGCAATAAACAGGTCTGTCGTCTTTTGGCTTGAAGGGTACTTGACATTCATTTCCACAGTCACCGCATTTTGCGGTGAACATTTCTCTTTCTCTATCAAAGGACATGTCTTTCTGAATTTTTATAAAAATGTGCCGTAATTAAACTGTGGGAAAAAACATCTATTGTTATAAAGTAATTCTATTCCTTGAGAATAATGAGCATGAAAAGGTATGTGGCCACAAGAATTGCAACAATATTCGGAGTTTTAATAATCACATTATTGATTACTATTTCACTTGTAGGTTCCAATATGGATACTATTCTAAAGCAAGGAATAGTCTTTCAAGTAAGATCTGAAATTACAGAAAATCCAGCCATAGCAAAAAGCTTTTCGTCAGTAGATGAGTTTGAGTCATTTGTTCAAGCGCAAATAGAACAGAGGACAAAGATTTTAGGACTTGATGAACCGTGGTATTCGCCTCAAAGAATTGGAATTACAATGTACAAGATATTATTATTGGATTTTGGTCATGCGACATTCCTAACTAGTGATGAGGGTTCTTCAAATGTCAAAGACATACTTTTTGAGAAATTACCAAGAACGGTTTTGCTTTTTACGACTGCAACAATAATCATTTCCATAATCGGAATTTTTCTAGGTGCCTTTTCCAGCAGTAAGGTAGGTTCCGTAATTGACAGAATCACGTCCAGTTTTGCAATTATTAGCTCTAGTTTTCCTGTATGGTGGATAGGAATGTTGATGATATTTTTATTTGCATTTACGTATCAGATATTTCCTGCAAGAGCAACTCCAGACATCCCATCATCAGATCCGGGATATGTTGGTTCGCTATTATATCACATGGCATTACCATTGATTACTATTGTCATGATTGGTTTTGGTTCATGGGCATATTTGGTAAGAAATTTCATGGTAGGAATTATGCAGGAAGATTTCATCATGGCAAAAAAAACAATTGGGATTTCACAGAAAAAAATAATCTACAGACATGCACTAAAAAATGCAGCCCCGCCGATTGTAACAATTTTAGCTCTTAGTTTATCCGGATCACTTGGCGGTGCAATTATCACAGAAGCAGTATTTGATTGGCCAGGAATGGGCAGATTGTATTTTGAGGCAATAACAGTGATGGATCTTCCAGTAATTATCGGTGCAACATATTTACTTACAGTGTTCTTTTTGATCAGCATATTCATTGCAGATTTACTTTATGGTTATTTTGATCCTAGAGTGAGAACCGGGCAATGAGCGGAATAACACTCCAAGAAATTAAACAAGAATTTCTTAAAAGCAACATGGGCATTGCGGGAATTTCAATCCTCATAATATTAATTGGGATTTCGATCATTGCAATGATTGCAATTCCAATTGAAACTTTTCAAGAATGGAATAATCCAGGTAGTTGGATCCTATACCCAAAAGTTGCAATTCCAGTTTGGATGAATTTGTTTATGACTGAAAAAATTCCAGAGCATAAAATTCTAGAAAATCCAAGCGTCCAGAATATTTTGCAAGATGAGATAATTCTTACTTCACATCAGTTCGGTTTAAATTTCGATTATGATTATTTTCCGAATGATTTCATCTATGTGTTTTCATCAGAATATGTGGGATCACCATTATTAAAAATGTCTGTTGTCAGACCTGATGGAATTCAACTTGAATTATTATCAACAGCACTGCCACATGCTAATTCAAAAACAGTTCACAGTGAAAGAATTTTTTCAACAGATGATGCAATTAAGAAAAATCTATCATTGCAATCAGAAAAATTTCAATTTTCTCTTGATGGATTATCCTCAGAAGATATTGTTTTTTCAAAAATTGAAACAAATGAACCTCTAAAAGGAAAGTATGTTTTTTCCATGAATTTGTATGGTGTTAATTCTGAAAATCAAATTCACGAATCAAAATTAATCATAGGAGGAAAGGCCTTTGGTGTAATGGGCACGGATGAGTTGAGGCGAGATTTAGCAGTAGGGCTTCTATGGGGCACCCCACTTGCATTATTCATAGGTATTGTAGTTTCAATTGCATCAGTGGTAATGGGTTTGCTGTATGGAGTCTATGCAGGATTCAAGGGCAAAAAGACAGATGAAGCCATGATGAGATTTAATGATGTGATATATGCACTTCCAGCTCTTCCTTTTCTCATCATACTTTCAGTAACAATTAGCAACAGCATATTTCTGATGATTGGGTTTTTGATGATATTTGGTTGGGTGGGAATTGCCAAAGTAGCGAGAAGTATGTCACTTCAAATCAAAACTAGAGGGTATGTAGATGCCGCAAATATGATGGGACAAAAAGACTCGAAAATAATTTTCAAACATATTTTGCCACAACTGTTACCTTATGCTTTTGCAAGTATTGCAATTTCAGTACCGGCTGCAATAACTACAGAAGCAGGATTAAGTTTTCTAGGATTAGGAGATCCATCATTTCCCACATGGGGCCAGATTTTACATGATGCAAATACTTTTGGTGCAGCAGCAAGGGGATTATGGTGGTGGATTATGCCGCCAGGAGTCATGATTGCCATAACAGGTTTAGCATTTGTATTCATTGGAAACGCTCTTGATGCAATTGTTAATCCAAAACTCAAACGATAATTACATGTTGTAACTTCTAATTATGTCTAAAGCTGAATCATTGAGCTTAATTGTGTATGTCAATGAATTTGGATCTTCCTTTGTTTCAGCTAAAGTTTCAGTAAATTTAGTCTTTTCATCCTCAGTTGCGCCTGCTTCATGAGCACATAGATTAAACGCTTTGAGATTGAGATTGTTTTTTAGTAAATGTGCAATGAATTTTTTATAATTGTCAGGGTTTGTCCAAGGAACGTTTTTCTCTTTGCATGCTGCAATCCAAACATCAACTGAATTGTGAAATATTACTTTTTTACGAATTTCTTCTAGGGACATTGTATCTCTTTAAAAGTCTGCTCGTTGCATTTTTGATCCACATCGTGGACATGTGCCACCCTTGTGTTTGTTGTTACAAACAAGACAAACATACCTAACTCCACCAGAGCCACCTTGTGAACCCATTCCAAAAAATCCACCACCAGTTCCAGAATCACCACCATAACCGCGCATACGACTCATGTATCGTTTTCTTAAGAACAATGGAAATACAATAAAGATTGCCAGTGCTGCACCTAAACCATACGGAAATGGAAGCACCATTTGCAATCCAATGCTTATAGCCAACGACGCCCCTAGAAATAACAAATAAGTTTTGTAATTAAACAATCCAATAAAAGTACCTTGAAAAAGGTTATAAAGTTTTGTCAGTTGTTTTCTGTTTACACCACAGAGGATTTTCATGTTTTATATTATTGAATGAGGGATTTGATTGCCATCACGGTCCCAAGCAAAAATAGAATTCTCATCATAGGGCGATTGTACAATCATCGATACAAGTCCAAAAAAATTATGTAAATCAGTTACAGATGGTTCTGCAGAACCACTTGGATGAGAATGAACTATGCCAACATAACTCATATCAAATGGCAAAAAAGAATGCGGAAATCCAGCAAATGTTGGACCAGTTTCACTAAATGGAGGAATTACAAGTCCACTAATTGTGATTTCACCGTTCTTTGATTTTCCTTTGAGTATCAGAATTCCTTCGTTTGGATGTTTCATTTGGCAAAAAGATAGAATGCTATCAAGAACTTCTTTCTGGATCAAAACAGTTCGTTTAAATTCTTTCTTTTTGAAAATCATGACAATATTTCAACATAGTTCTAATTTAATTTAAGATGAATCAAGAACGTATTTTGTATTTGAGAATTTCCTTAATTTATCCTCAATTTCAGTGACAAACTGAGGAATCTTTAAGCGAATTTCATCTATTTCATTTTTAATTGTTTTAGATTTAATTTCATAATCTTCTTTAAAAGAGATATTTTTTTCCAGGTCGTCTTCCAATGATATGAGACTTTTAGGTTTTAGTGAATTCAAGTCATTTTCCAGCTGTTCATGTTTTTGAAAATATGCTAAAACCTGTTTTAGGAATCCATCAAGCGCCTCTTCAGTTTCAGTAATTTGTGCCAGTGTCTTATCTACGTCTTTTACCGATATTGATGAAGAGGATACAGCTTTACGGACGTTTTCTAAAATCACTATAATAGAATCTTTATTTTTTGGAGTAAGGACATCGAAAGGATCGGTATTCAGTTTTGCCAAAAGATTTTTTTGATCTTTATCTAATGATGACGCATACTCATATCGATTCAAAGGACGAGAGATTTTTGTGAATTGTGCATCAATGTCATTTTTTATTTTTATTTTTTGAGTCTCAAATTCATCCAAACTCTTTTTCAGTTCAACATATTTTTGATAATTATCAGAAGATTTTATTTCTTCTATGGATGATTGTATAGATGAAATTTTTTCGTCTATAGATGACAAATGACTAGTGATTTCCACAATCTTTTTTTCATTTTGCATACGAGTTTCTTGTAGATTTTTAATTTCAGAAAGAACGTTCATTATTTCATCAGAGATGATTTTCATGGAATCAAAATTTTTTAAAATATCATGAATCTCATAATGATTTTTGTTCATTACTTCAAGGTTATTTTTTAATTGTTCTGCATATTTTTTTGCAAAAATATGAATGACTCTGGTTTGCCTACCTAAAACATCGCCAACTTTTTTTAATATTTGATTTAATGTAGAGTCTAATTCTTGGGCATCATCAATAGATGAAATTTTTGGAATTCCAGTAACCCCTTTTTTTATTATATCAATTACTTGCTTTTTACCTCTAACAACAATAATTGCAAGATGTTTATCAATATCATCAACATTCAGATTGTCTTTTTCAAGCACTTTGCCAATATTTGTTAAATCATCAATTAATGGAACAGTGGCATCTCTTAGACGTTTAATGTCCGATAGGGCTTGAGACTGCCTTAATTGCCGAAGTTCAGTTACAATTTGTGGAACATCAGAAAGATTTATCGTCTTATCATTTGGTGCCTCTTTTGCTGCCTCTTGTTTTTTTTTACCCCATCCAAAGACCATTTGATAGTATTGTATTCGGGGGATTAAAAATGGTTGTACAACTAAAATTTAAAATTCAGCCAGATCTGATTAGGGAAACATGGTAAAAACTGTAAAAAAATCATTTCATACGGGCACTGTTAAAAAAATTATTACAATTAAAGCTTCAAAAGACAAAGTTTGGAGAAAAGTCAGCAACATAGTTGGATTACCAACTTGGGTAGTAGATGTAAAAAAGACAATTTATCTTTCTAAAAACAAAAAGGGCATAGGCGCAATTAGGCTAATCACTTTTGCAGATGAGAATAAGATAGAAGAGCACATAATAGCGTGGAAAGACAAGGAATACTTTACATATATTGCAACAGAAGGATTGCCACTTAGAGCATATGTTGCAACAATTTCAATTAAAGCCAAATCCACCAAACTCGTTGAATTAACTTGGCAATCTTATCTTAACAGTAAAAAAATGTCTGAAACCCAATTTCTAGAGTTTCTAGCTTTTATGGGATCGTTTTATGAAGCATCACTTGAAAATTTAAAAGCATTACTTGAAAAATAGCATCACATTATTTTCAGGTCAAAATGTAAATACGATAAATCAGGAAAAAAAGTATGAGCGACATGAGATTTATCATTATTGGAATAATACTGGTTTTTGCAGGATTTCTTGTACTAGGAATATTTGGGCATAATTTTCAAGCTGCAACTTTAGAATCAGACGAGTTTGGAACATGTTATGAATATTTTGATGACAAACCACCTGTCAAAAT
This window harbors:
- a CDS encoding PAC2 family protein, translating into MDFIQNEEPRIEKPIIIAAMQDMGNVGSIVVNFINDSLRTKTFRTAKTTYPTYVIDNGGYIDLPDESWEYRYTKDLIVFGGGKGQPQSSSELNALCQDVIDVAKKYSAKFIYTLGGFHTNVVLDNNPKTFITTTSKELTKQMETLAVNTTPQKSIITGFNGLILGFAKKNQIQGIGMYGEINEPEIPQYRAAISIIKTIEKLTYRKLGDTSQLEAIAQEMDRKFKN
- a CDS encoding arsenate reductase family protein; the encoded protein is MKILHKSSCITCKRAISEIERMKIDIEKRDFFKEPLSEGELKKIIKMTGKKPSELLRKKDKMFKELDLENGKKTDSQIIKLMAKYPGLILRPIVIAGNKAFVGKIDSKNFK
- a CDS encoding YwbE family protein, translating into MASIPSRDEISIGMIVQIILKQDQKTGNLTDGTVKKILTSSITHPHGIKVELNDGKIGRVQKIIL
- a CDS encoding CxxC-x17-CxxC domain-containing protein, whose protein sequence is MSFDREREMFTAKCGDCGNECQVPFKPKDDRPVYCRECFQNHKPAPRPGGRFGGRSGGYGGDRGSRFGRRDDRPREMFDAKCGDCGNDCQVPFRPKDDRPVYCRECFQNHKQN
- a CDS encoding ABC transporter permease — translated: MKRYVATRIATIFGVLIITLLITISLVGSNMDTILKQGIVFQVRSEITENPAIAKSFSSVDEFESFVQAQIEQRTKILGLDEPWYSPQRIGITMYKILLLDFGHATFLTSDEGSSNVKDILFEKLPRTVLLFTTATIIISIIGIFLGAFSSSKVGSVIDRITSSFAIISSSFPVWWIGMLMIFLFAFTYQIFPARATPDIPSSDPGYVGSLLYHMALPLITIVMIGFGSWAYLVRNFMVGIMQEDFIMAKKTIGISQKKIIYRHALKNAAPPIVTILALSLSGSLGGAIITEAVFDWPGMGRLYFEAITVMDLPVIIGATYLLTVFFLISIFIADLLYGYFDPRVRTGQ
- a CDS encoding ABC transporter permease is translated as MSGITLQEIKQEFLKSNMGIAGISILIILIGISIIAMIAIPIETFQEWNNPGSWILYPKVAIPVWMNLFMTEKIPEHKILENPSVQNILQDEIILTSHQFGLNFDYDYFPNDFIYVFSSEYVGSPLLKMSVVRPDGIQLELLSTALPHANSKTVHSERIFSTDDAIKKNLSLQSEKFQFSLDGLSSEDIVFSKIETNEPLKGKYVFSMNLYGVNSENQIHESKLIIGGKAFGVMGTDELRRDLAVGLLWGTPLALFIGIVVSIASVVMGLLYGVYAGFKGKKTDEAMMRFNDVIYALPALPFLIILSVTISNSIFLMIGFLMIFGWVGIAKVARSMSLQIKTRGYVDAANMMGQKDSKIIFKHILPQLLPYAFASIAISVPAAITTEAGLSFLGLGDPSFPTWGQILHDANTFGAAARGLWWWIMPPGVMIAITGLAFVFIGNALDAIVNPKLKR
- a CDS encoding Mov34/MPN/PAD-1 family protein; this encodes MIFKKKEFKRTVLIQKEVLDSILSFCQMKHPNEGILILKGKSKNGEITISGLVIPPFSETGPTFAGFPHSFLPFDMSYVGIVHSHPSGSAEPSVTDLHNFFGLVSMIVQSPYDENSIFAWDRDGNQIPHSII
- a CDS encoding exonuclease SbcC, whose product is MVFGWGKKKQEAAKEAPNDKTINLSDVPQIVTELRQLRQSQALSDIKRLRDATVPLIDDLTNIGKVLEKDNLNVDDIDKHLAIIVVRGKKQVIDIIKKGVTGIPKISSIDDAQELDSTLNQILKKVGDVLGRQTRVIHIFAKKYAEQLKNNLEVMNKNHYEIHDILKNFDSMKIISDEIMNVLSEIKNLQETRMQNEKKIVEITSHLSSIDEKISSIQSSIEEIKSSDNYQKYVELKKSLDEFETQKIKIKNDIDAQFTKISRPLNRYEYASSLDKDQKNLLAKLNTDPFDVLTPKNKDSIIVILENVRKAVSSSSISVKDVDKTLAQITETEEALDGFLKQVLAYFQKHEQLENDLNSLKPKSLISLEDDLEKNISFKEDYEIKSKTIKNEIDEIRLKIPQFVTEIEDKLRKFSNTKYVLDSS
- a CDS encoding SRPBCC family protein; the protein is MVKTVKKSFHTGTVKKIITIKASKDKVWRKVSNIVGLPTWVVDVKKTIYLSKNKKGIGAIRLITFADENKIEEHIIAWKDKEYFTYIATEGLPLRAYVATISIKAKSTKLVELTWQSYLNSKKMSETQFLEFLAFMGSFYEASLENLKALLEK